One genomic segment of Methanocorpusculum sp. includes these proteins:
- the hisS gene encoding histidine--tRNA ligase → MIQKPRGTRDFLPIEMAQRRFIEQKMRAVAASFGYGEVVTPMFEEQELFTIKSGEGIIGEMYAFEDKGGRKITLRPELTAAVLRAYVNEAQMAPKPLRWFYFAECFRYERPQKGRYRQFWQFGSELIGADSAAADAEVIALSYALLQCTGVHFVMKIGHLAPMKHLLSGLDAPSQKQVMAALDKRDMELLATVLAALDRSDLFEPLKVLTTAKTLSEVFAVTGDIPEKGRIEETFGYLEAQNIPFEQNFGIARGLDYYTGMVFEAFADNLGAENQILGGGVYRLAHLFGGKDVPSCGFGIGFDRVLVSLGEFTPETKPVVAVVCTPETRLPAYKVAAGLRSAGITAVMDLLDRGFGAQLSSALKSGASFAVVIGEKEANAGTITLKDLTTAVQTEMPLESAIEVIHGSCR, encoded by the coding sequence ATGATACAAAAACCCCGCGGAACAAGGGACTTCCTCCCGATCGAAATGGCGCAGCGCAGGTTTATCGAACAAAAAATGCGTGCCGTCGCTGCTTCATTCGGTTATGGCGAAGTGGTGACCCCTATGTTCGAAGAGCAGGAGCTCTTCACAATAAAATCCGGCGAAGGGATCATCGGTGAGATGTATGCCTTCGAGGATAAAGGCGGCAGAAAAATCACCCTCCGTCCTGAACTCACCGCCGCAGTTCTCCGTGCCTATGTCAACGAAGCGCAGATGGCGCCAAAACCTCTGCGCTGGTTCTACTTTGCGGAATGCTTCCGTTATGAACGTCCGCAGAAAGGACGCTACCGGCAGTTCTGGCAGTTTGGTTCTGAACTTATCGGTGCTGACTCAGCGGCCGCAGATGCGGAAGTTATCGCTCTTTCTTATGCACTTTTGCAATGTACTGGTGTCCATTTTGTTATGAAAATCGGACATCTTGCACCGATGAAACATCTTCTTTCAGGTCTGGATGCTCCTTCCCAGAAGCAGGTAATGGCCGCTCTCGATAAACGAGATATGGAGCTGCTTGCAACTGTGCTTGCAGCTCTTGACCGTTCTGATTTGTTTGAGCCGTTAAAGGTACTCACCACCGCAAAAACCCTCTCAGAAGTATTTGCAGTAACGGGAGATATTCCGGAAAAAGGGCGGATCGAGGAAACCTTTGGGTATCTTGAAGCGCAGAACATTCCGTTTGAACAGAATTTCGGGATTGCACGAGGTCTCGATTACTACACAGGGATGGTCTTTGAAGCATTTGCCGACAATCTCGGGGCGGAAAACCAGATCCTTGGTGGGGGGGTCTACAGACTTGCCCACCTTTTCGGCGGAAAGGATGTTCCCTCCTGTGGGTTTGGTATAGGATTCGACCGGGTCCTCGTCTCACTGGGCGAGTTCACGCCTGAGACAAAACCGGTGGTTGCGGTGGTCTGTACCCCGGAAACACGTCTTCCGGCCTACAAAGTTGCCGCGGGACTCCGTAGTGCAGGCATAACAGCGGTCATGGATCTGCTCGACAGAGGGTTTGGGGCCCAGCTCTCTTCGGCACTGAAATCCGGGGCATCCTTTGCTGTGGTTATCGGAGAAAAAGAAGCAAATGCCGGAACAATAACACTCAAAGATCTTACAACCGCAGTCCAGACTGAGATGCCACTAGAATCTGCCATCGAGGTAATTCATGGTTCTTGCCGATGA
- a CDS encoding ABC transporter permease gives MSYIDPIIIIIAFGAASVSFLWLRDTRIFVRTGKEGYRKAAYQGVLYSALGWFGCALAGFAETTFMYLGVGCMLIALYLQSRLKKEDVWVGNESAWSRFIGSAPRQERK, from the coding sequence ATGTCCTACATCGACCCGATAATAATAATCATCGCCTTTGGTGCAGCTTCCGTTTCGTTCCTCTGGCTAAGAGATACCCGAATCTTTGTCCGGACCGGCAAAGAAGGATATCGGAAAGCTGCCTATCAGGGTGTTCTTTACTCAGCTCTTGGGTGGTTCGGCTGTGCTCTTGCCGGTTTTGCTGAAACTACATTTATGTATCTGGGTGTCGGCTGTATGTTGATTGCACTGTATCTTCAGTCAAGACTGAAGAAAGAGGATGTATGGGTAGGAAATGAATCTGCATGGTCCCGGTTCATCGGATCGGCGCCTCGTCAGGAGAGAAAATAA
- the gyrA gene encoding DNA gyrase subunit A, with amino-acid sequence MTSEENITHKTISINIEDEMKNCFIDYAMSVIIGRAIPDVRDGLKPVHRRILYAMFHDEGNTSDKAYKKSAKAVAATMGNYHPHGDTAIYDTLVKMAQPFSYRCTLVDGQGNFGSIDGDSAAAMRYTEARLTKAAESLLEDIDKDTVDFVPNYDESSREPDVLPSRIPNLLVNGTTGIAVGMATNMMPHNLGEVCDLVNAYIDNPEMQLDEMMKILPAPDFPTGGKIMGTDGIINAYQTGQGKVILRGIAEIEERKKGFEQIVITEIPYQVNKASMIEKIAELVKTKVIEGISDIRDESDKDGIRVVIELKQNTQANVVLNLLYKHTQLENSFGIINLAIVDKKAKILSLAELLRYFIAHRVAVVRRRSLFDLRKAEERMHIMAGLLKALDMIEVVIATIRASPEASVAQEALVSKLGFSEAQAEAILKMQLRRLAALEQQKIVDETTSLQLIIDKLTWILSSEENILSVVKTETAEVRSAYADERRTQIDYTANTDFNMMDLIPDEQTLVMLTTQDYIKRVPLDLYRQQKRGGRGVIGMTTKDEDSVDKVFMASTHDYLLCFTNKGRVYWLRVYEIPEGSRTSKGKAIVNLLNLTDEEVSAIIPMRDFDAEKNLLYATKKGRVGKFSQDLFSRPRTGGIIGITLLDGDELVDVVVTGGSSDVVLTTAFGQALRFSEDEVRATGRGTQGVIGIRLKYEGDYVCALTLVETQYLLMITDKGYGKRTEFDAFMGHGRGTQGVKSIVANFERGKVVSSLAISDDDQVIITTAAGVVLRTQASDISIQGRGTQGVRVIRVDSGDKVTGVAVVPPDEIDPILPEGEDGT; translated from the coding sequence TTGACATCTGAAGAGAACATCACGCACAAAACGATATCGATCAACATTGAAGATGAGATGAAAAACTGCTTCATCGATTATGCGATGAGTGTTATCATTGGCCGTGCGATCCCGGATGTTCGAGACGGTCTTAAACCGGTACACCGGCGTATCCTGTACGCCATGTTCCACGATGAGGGGAACACGAGCGATAAGGCATACAAGAAATCTGCCAAAGCAGTTGCCGCCACGATGGGTAATTATCACCCGCACGGTGACACTGCGATCTACGATACGCTCGTGAAGATGGCCCAGCCGTTCTCCTATCGCTGTACGTTAGTGGATGGTCAGGGTAACTTCGGTTCGATTGATGGTGACTCGGCAGCAGCAATGCGTTATACCGAGGCACGTCTTACCAAAGCAGCTGAGTCTCTTCTGGAGGATATCGACAAGGATACCGTTGATTTCGTTCCGAATTACGATGAGTCTTCCCGGGAACCGGATGTTCTTCCAAGCCGGATCCCGAATCTTCTGGTAAACGGTACGACAGGTATCGCGGTCGGTATGGCCACGAACATGATGCCGCATAACCTTGGAGAAGTCTGTGATCTGGTCAATGCCTACATCGATAACCCGGAGATGCAGCTCGATGAGATGATGAAGATTCTTCCGGCACCTGACTTTCCGACAGGCGGCAAGATCATGGGTACTGACGGTATCATCAATGCCTATCAGACCGGTCAGGGAAAAGTCATTCTCCGAGGTATTGCCGAGATTGAGGAACGCAAAAAAGGATTCGAGCAGATCGTTATCACCGAGATACCCTATCAGGTGAACAAGGCGTCGATGATCGAGAAGATCGCCGAACTTGTAAAAACAAAGGTGATCGAAGGCATCAGCGACATCCGTGATGAGTCCGATAAAGACGGGATCCGCGTTGTCATCGAACTCAAGCAGAACACTCAGGCAAATGTTGTTCTGAACCTGCTTTACAAACATACCCAGCTCGAAAATTCGTTTGGTATCATCAATCTGGCGATCGTTGATAAGAAAGCGAAGATTCTTTCGCTCGCTGAACTTCTGCGCTATTTCATCGCCCACCGTGTTGCTGTTGTCCGCAGACGTTCGCTCTTTGATCTGCGTAAAGCAGAGGAACGGATGCATATCATGGCAGGTCTTTTAAAGGCTCTCGATATGATCGAAGTGGTGATAGCGACCATCCGTGCCTCTCCGGAGGCTTCTGTGGCTCAGGAAGCTCTTGTTTCGAAGCTGGGCTTTTCAGAAGCTCAGGCCGAGGCGATCCTCAAGATGCAGCTTCGCCGTCTCGCAGCCCTTGAGCAGCAGAAGATCGTGGATGAGACCACCTCACTTCAGTTGATCATCGACAAGCTCACTTGGATATTATCATCCGAAGAGAACATCCTCTCTGTAGTCAAGACCGAGACCGCCGAGGTCCGTTCAGCATATGCTGATGAACGCCGTACTCAGATCGATTACACGGCAAACACCGACTTCAACATGATGGATCTGATCCCGGACGAACAGACCCTTGTGATGCTCACGACTCAGGATTACATCAAGCGGGTCCCTCTTGATCTCTATCGCCAGCAGAAACGCGGCGGCAGAGGAGTGATCGGCATGACCACAAAAGACGAGGATTCCGTCGATAAAGTTTTCATGGCGAGCACGCATGATTATCTGCTGTGTTTCACGAACAAAGGCAGAGTGTACTGGCTCCGTGTGTATGAGATCCCTGAAGGATCAAGAACCAGTAAGGGTAAGGCAATCGTAAATCTGCTGAACCTTACTGACGAGGAAGTTTCGGCAATCATCCCGATGCGCGATTTCGATGCTGAAAAGAATCTTCTGTATGCAACGAAGAAAGGTCGTGTGGGTAAGTTCAGTCAGGATCTGTTCTCACGGCCAAGGACCGGGGGTATCATCGGTATCACGCTCCTTGACGGTGATGAGCTTGTCGATGTGGTCGTTACCGGCGGCAGTTCTGATGTTGTGCTCACGACCGCGTTCGGTCAGGCGCTCAGATTCTCCGAGGATGAGGTCAGAGCAACCGGTCGCGGCACCCAGGGTGTTATCGGCATCCGGCTGAAGTATGAGGGAGATTATGTCTGTGCTCTTACCTTGGTCGAGACGCAGTATCTGCTGATGATCACCGACAAAGGATATGGTAAGAGAACCGAGTTCGATGCATTCATGGGTCATGGACGCGGTACGCAGGGCGTGAAGTCTATCGTGGCGAACTTCGAGCGCGGCAAAGTAGTCTCCTCCCTTGCTATATCGGATGATGATCAGGTCATCATCACGACTGCTGCAGGAGTTGTCCTGCGGACCCAGGCTTCGGACATCTCGATCCAGGGACGCGGAACACAAGGCGTCCGTGTTATCCGTGTTGACTCCGGTGATAAGGTCACGGGTGTTGCCGTTGTTCCGCCTGATGAGATCGATCCCATCCTGCCGGAAGGCGAAGACGGGACCTGA
- the gyrB gene encoding DNA topoisomerase (ATP-hydrolyzing) subunit B, with protein sequence MTDNYDASHITVLEGLTPVRERPAMYIGSTDTRGLHHLVYEVVDNSIDEALAGFCKHIVIIINPNGSVCVEDDGRGIPVDIMPKQNKSALEVVMTVLHAGGKFDKNTYQVSGGLHGVGVSVVNALSTRLVAEVFREGNIYSMVFGKGILLQPLSCRPETDEEYLQRQKRMDKVGQAKETTTGTRITFYPDGSIFETTEFDYDVLAHRFRELAYLNKGLEIQIEDHRTGDTDTFCYQGGLREFVTHLNEGKELLHPEPIYVDKSDEANKIEVEVALQYNDTYGEILYTYVNSVNTREGGTHLEGFRSALTRAINNSAHTNKHLKEDISVRGEDVREGLTAVISVKIANPQFEGQTKMRLGNSSVKGLVDSMVYQALTEFFEENPKVIAAIAKKSLDAANAREAARRAKELARRKTSLEMSGLPGKLADCSERDPAKSEIYIVEGDSAGGSAKQGRDRKFQAILPLRGKILNVEKALEHKALKNLEIQTLITAIGAGYGEKFDAERARYHHIVIMTDADVDGAHIRILLLTFFYRFMKPLVEMGYIYIAQPPLFRIAKGKQEKYVYSEEEMRLAIAEFGDKGISVQRYKGLGEMNADQLWNTTMDPKFRILKKVRIEDAGYANEIFEKLMGDDVMPRKDFIKRHAGEVKNLDI encoded by the coding sequence ATGACTGATAATTACGACGCCTCCCACATCACAGTTCTGGAGGGGTTAACCCCTGTCCGCGAAAGACCTGCTATGTATATCGGCAGTACCGATACCCGCGGTCTTCATCACCTCGTATATGAGGTCGTTGACAACTCGATCGATGAAGCCTTAGCAGGATTCTGTAAACATATCGTCATCATCATCAACCCGAATGGATCGGTATGCGTAGAGGATGACGGCAGGGGTATTCCTGTCGATATCATGCCAAAGCAGAACAAGAGCGCTCTTGAAGTCGTTATGACCGTGCTTCATGCCGGCGGAAAGTTCGATAAAAACACCTATCAGGTCTCAGGCGGTCTGCATGGTGTCGGTGTTTCCGTCGTAAACGCTCTCTCGACACGTCTTGTAGCCGAAGTTTTCCGTGAAGGAAACATCTATTCCATGGTCTTTGGAAAAGGCATCCTTCTGCAGCCGCTTTCCTGCAGGCCTGAAACGGATGAAGAGTATCTTCAGCGCCAGAAACGGATGGACAAGGTTGGTCAGGCAAAAGAAACCACCACGGGAACACGGATCACCTTCTATCCCGATGGCTCAATTTTTGAGACGACTGAGTTCGATTACGATGTCCTTGCCCACCGGTTCAGAGAACTTGCTTATCTAAATAAAGGTTTGGAGATCCAGATCGAGGACCACCGTACTGGAGACACCGACACCTTCTGTTATCAAGGGGGTCTTCGCGAGTTTGTTACTCACTTAAACGAAGGAAAAGAACTCCTTCACCCTGAGCCGATCTATGTCGATAAATCCGACGAGGCAAACAAGATCGAGGTGGAGGTCGCTCTCCAGTATAATGATACCTATGGGGAGATACTCTATACCTATGTAAACAGCGTCAATACCCGTGAAGGCGGAACCCATTTGGAAGGATTCCGCTCGGCGCTTACGCGGGCGATCAATAATAGTGCCCATACAAACAAACATCTCAAAGAGGATATCTCCGTCCGCGGTGAGGATGTTCGTGAAGGGCTGACTGCAGTCATCAGCGTCAAGATCGCCAACCCGCAGTTCGAAGGTCAGACCAAGATGCGGCTTGGAAACAGCAGTGTCAAAGGTCTTGTCGACTCGATGGTGTATCAGGCGTTGACCGAGTTCTTCGAAGAAAACCCGAAGGTTATCGCCGCTATTGCCAAAAAATCCCTTGATGCGGCGAATGCCCGTGAAGCGGCCCGCCGTGCAAAGGAACTTGCCAGAAGAAAGACGTCTCTTGAGATGTCCGGGCTTCCCGGCAAACTCGCCGACTGTTCCGAACGCGATCCGGCAAAAAGCGAGATATATATCGTGGAAGGAGATTCTGCAGGCGGCTCAGCCAAGCAGGGACGCGACAGAAAGTTTCAGGCGATCTTACCTCTCAGGGGTAAGATCCTTAACGTTGAGAAGGCACTGGAACATAAGGCTCTCAAGAATCTCGAAATTCAGACACTCATCACAGCGATCGGTGCCGGATACGGGGAAAAGTTCGATGCTGAACGTGCCAGGTATCACCATATCGTTATCATGACGGATGCGGATGTGGATGGAGCACATATCAGGATTTTGCTTCTGACCTTCTTCTATCGGTTCATGAAGCCCCTCGTGGAGATGGGGTACATCTACATCGCTCAGCCCCCTCTCTTTAGAATTGCCAAAGGCAAACAGGAAAAATACGTTTACAGTGAAGAGGAAATGCGTCTCGCAATCGCCGAGTTTGGCGACAAAGGTATCTCGGTCCAGCGGTATAAGGGTCTTGGTGAAATGAATGCAGACCAGCTCTGGAACACCACCATGGATCCCAAATTCCGTATCTTAAAGAAAGTAAGGATAGAGGATGCAGGTTATGCAAATGAAATATTCGAAAAACTCATGGGAGATGATGTCATGCCCAGAAAAGATTTCATTAAACGTCATGCAGGGGAGGTGAAGAACCTTGACATCTGA